One genomic region from Gossypium hirsutum isolate 1008001.06 chromosome D13, Gossypium_hirsutum_v2.1, whole genome shotgun sequence encodes:
- the LOC107945397 gene encoding uncharacterized protein translates to MWNFVVKAFTGASGSKTGSLKPSQVSSEWLDDDTSLHNRGEERLECPICWEFFNVVENIPYVLWCGHTLCKNCVLGLQRAVLKYPTLPIHLPFFVTCPWCNLFSLRLVYKGNVKFPSKNYFLLWMIESMNGDRSKSNSSIHGGHPPACSTNKITDGGVQLRHINTRRAQCTMHCLENSASSRSQGHLMTDYFSAERLQLSLRKSLVFLLHLTVKFPLIVIFLLMVLYAIPASAAVFALYILITVVFAVPSFLILYFAFPSLDWLVREIIN, encoded by the coding sequence ATGTGGAACTTTGTTGTGAAGGCCTTTACTGGAGCCAGCGGGTCTAAGACTGGTTCGTTGAAACCAAGTCAGGTTTCTTCAGAATGGTTGGATGATGATACGTCTTTGCACAACCGTGGAGAGGAAAGATTGGAATGCCCGATATGCTGGGAATTCTTCAATGTTGTAGAGAATATACCGTATGTTTTATGGTGCGGCCATACTTTATGTAAAAATTGTGTCTTGGGGCTGCAACGGGCTGTTCTGAAATACCCTACATTACCAATCCATCTTCCGTTCTTCGTGACTTGCCCATGGTGTAATCTATTCTCCTTGAGGCTGGTTTACAAGGGGAACGTCAAGTTTCCAAGCAAGAACTACTTTCTCCTCTGGATGATTGAGAGCATGAATGGTGATAGGTCAAAATCGAATTCTTCCATTCATGGGGGTCATCCGCCTGCCTGTTCCACAAATAAAATAACAGATGGTGGTGTTCAGCTTAGGCATATAAATACGAGGCGAGCTCAATGTACTATGCACTGTTTGGAAAATTCAGCGTCAAGCCGTAGTCAAGGACACCTGATGACCGACTATTTCAGTGCCGAAAGACTTCAATTGTCACTCCGCAAGTCCTTGGTTTTCCTTTTGCACTTAACAGTAAAGTTCCCTTTGATTGTCATATTTCTTTTGATGGTCTTATATGCCATACCTGCAAGTGCAGCCGTTTTTGCTCTGTACATTCTTATCACTGTGGTGTTCGCTGTCCCGTCTTTTCTCATTTTGTACTTTGCTTTCCCCAGTTTGGATTGGCTAGTTAGGGAAATCATCAATTAA
- the LOC107941379 gene encoding uncharacterized protein: MDCRRNSEDELKGIWQSWDEAKKTRFQEKYGDVAQLLFVKLHDALLKAMVCFGDPTYRCFTFNEVDIVLTIKEYSTLLLYDFRDPLRRYWKLNVDFWRPLANLMGVPVDTVKARLKDKNGHCISWSDIRDAIGKASGDRHLALFAFAVYRLIVFPKALGYVSVELANFLFQIEKGVNPAPTVLVETIISLYFIRRKGDKCFLGCAQLLFVWMKSHFRCLHKRFRQVFVPSTKPIEEFLETKWPPNQSIEEWFQNLSTLTYQEIEWRAPWMIRSTVLIGCSGHLWVPLTGIWRAISYSSLMVLRQYGYGQCLI, encoded by the coding sequence ATGGACTGTAGGAGGAATAGCGAAGATGAGTTAAAGGGAATATGGCAATCATGGGACGAGGCTAAGAAAACTCGCTTCCAGGAAAAGTATGGCGATGTAGCACAGCTTTTGTTTGTTAAACTGCATGATGCCTTGTTGAAGGCCATGGTATGTTTTGGGGATCCCACTTATAGGTGTTTTACGTTTAATGAAGTGGACATTGTACTGACTATCAAGGAATATTCTACCCTTCTTCTCTATGACTTTAGAGATCCGCTCAGGAGATATTGGAAGTTGAATGTCGATTTTTGGAGACCCTTAGCCAATCTAATGGGAGTACCTGTAGATACTGTGAAAGCaagattaaaagataaaaatggtCATTGCATTTCCTGGTCCGATATTAGGGATGCTATAGGAAAGGCTAGCGGTGATAGACATTTGGCACTATTCGCGTTTGCCGTATACAGGTTGATTGTGTTCCCAAAAGCTCTGGGATATGTAAGTGTAGAGCTAGCTAATTTTCTATTTCAGATTGAAAAAGGGGTGAATCCTGCTCCAACAGTCTTAGTTGAAACCATCATTTCACTCTATTTCATCAGAAGGAAAGGAGACAAGTGTTTCTTAGGTTGCGCACAGTTGTTGTTCGTATGGATGAAAAGTCATTTTAGGTGCCTCCATAAGCGCTTTCGTCAGGTGTTTGTTCCTTCGACCAAGCCTATAGAAGAATTTTTGGAAACCAAATGGCCTCCAAATCAATCAATTGAGGAGTGGTTTCAGAACCTTAGTACATTGACATACCAAGAAATAGAATGGAGGGCTCCATGGATGATTCGAAGCACAGTACTCATCGGGTGTAGTGGTCATTTGTGGGTTCCCTTAACCGGTATATGGAGAGCCATTAGTTATTCCTCGTTGATGGTTCTACGCCAATACGGGTATGGTCAATGCCTGATTTAA